One Streptomyces hundungensis DNA segment encodes these proteins:
- a CDS encoding non-ribosomal peptide synthetase yields MTEQLMDRQNTEPASAAPSVLHGAPLTGAAEPTVLARFEEWVRTTPDAPAVIDGEQRWSYAQLDEAATSVAEALAGRVRPGELVGVCLDRSAALVVTAVALARVGAVYLPLGPRPGERRIDAVTEDIGVVCLIGDPELLPQRQVAAEQVELTLPAEGANAAARVVASFGAVAPGARTAPPEALYAVLTSGSTGRPKAVAVAEPALATLLDWYRAETGIAPGDRQSLLIGVAFDPHLLELWGGLTSGAALIPAPDEVRWDPAALTDWWREAEVTLAVAATPMVEPLLDRPWPQDLLVRHLMVGGDRMRRRPGPDVTATVHNAYGPAEATVVTTTHAMRPSDPDVNVDAAPPIGLPVAGATVAVTDTDGTVLPRGTDGELRIGGTCLALGYLDPELTARRFTPPPAGLPDLDRMYRTGDRVRMLDDGRLEFLGRLDDQVKISGVRIEPAEVEAAFEHDPAVRSAVVTAPRDAEGRARLVAYVLPAAGATPDPDDLLTAVRAWLPEQAVPSAVRVVDAFPLDANGKVDRPALVKHAEESPANPAAEAALPEGASPDELLVLTSVRDLLGRPETTLEDNFTDAGGTSILAARLLEALEKATQVRLRAPELLRQPDLRAIAAVLGRRRTTAHTARP; encoded by the coding sequence ATGACCGAGCAGTTGATGGACCGTCAGAACACCGAGCCCGCCAGTGCCGCCCCCAGCGTCCTGCACGGCGCACCCCTGACCGGCGCCGCCGAACCCACCGTGCTGGCCCGCTTCGAGGAGTGGGTGCGCACCACGCCCGACGCCCCCGCGGTCATCGACGGCGAGCAGCGCTGGAGCTATGCGCAGCTCGACGAGGCGGCCACGTCCGTCGCCGAAGCACTGGCCGGCCGGGTGCGGCCCGGCGAGCTCGTCGGCGTCTGTCTGGACCGCTCGGCGGCCCTGGTGGTCACCGCGGTCGCCCTGGCCCGCGTCGGCGCGGTCTATCTGCCGCTCGGCCCCCGCCCGGGAGAGCGCCGCATCGACGCCGTCACCGAGGACATCGGCGTCGTCTGCCTCATCGGCGACCCGGAACTGCTGCCGCAGCGTCAAGTGGCGGCTGAGCAGGTCGAGTTGACACTTCCGGCCGAGGGAGCGAACGCCGCCGCCCGCGTCGTCGCCTCCTTCGGGGCCGTCGCGCCGGGCGCCCGCACCGCGCCGCCCGAGGCCCTGTACGCCGTGCTCACCTCCGGCTCCACCGGCCGCCCCAAGGCGGTCGCCGTCGCCGAACCCGCCCTCGCCACCCTCCTCGACTGGTACCGCGCCGAGACCGGGATCGCCCCCGGCGACCGCCAGTCCCTCCTCATCGGCGTCGCCTTCGATCCGCACCTGCTGGAGCTGTGGGGCGGCCTGACCTCCGGCGCCGCGCTCATACCCGCCCCCGACGAGGTCCGCTGGGACCCGGCGGCCCTCACCGACTGGTGGCGCGAGGCCGAGGTCACCCTCGCCGTAGCGGCCACCCCCATGGTCGAACCGCTCCTGGACCGACCCTGGCCCCAGGACCTGTTGGTGCGCCACCTCATGGTCGGCGGCGACCGGATGCGGCGCCGCCCCGGCCCCGATGTGACCGCCACCGTCCACAACGCCTACGGCCCCGCCGAAGCCACCGTGGTCACCACCACCCACGCCATGCGACCGTCCGACCCGGACGTGAACGTGGACGCCGCACCGCCCATCGGCCTTCCCGTCGCGGGCGCGACCGTCGCCGTCACCGACACCGACGGCACCGTCCTGCCGCGCGGCACCGACGGCGAACTGCGCATCGGCGGCACCTGCCTGGCCCTCGGCTACCTCGACCCCGAGCTGACCGCACGCCGCTTCACCCCGCCGCCGGCCGGCCTGCCCGACCTGGACCGCATGTACCGCACCGGCGACCGGGTACGCATGCTCGACGACGGCCGCCTTGAGTTCCTAGGCCGTCTCGACGACCAGGTCAAGATCAGCGGCGTGCGCATCGAACCCGCCGAGGTCGAGGCCGCGTTCGAGCACGACCCGGCCGTCCGCAGCGCCGTCGTCACCGCCCCCCGGGACGCCGAGGGCCGCGCCCGGCTCGTCGCGTACGTACTGCCCGCGGCCGGCGCCACCCCCGACCCGGACGACCTCCTCACCGCCGTACGCGCCTGGCTCCCCGAGCAGGCCGTCCCCTCGGCCGTACGCGTCGTCGACGCCTTCCCCCTCGACGCCAACGGCAAGGTGGACCGCCCCGCCCTGGTGAAGCACGCCGAGGAGTCCCCCGCGAACCCCGCGGCCGAGGCCGCCCTGCCCGAGGGCGCGAGCCCCGACGAACTCCTCGTCCTCACCTCGGTACGCGACCTGCTCGGCCGCCCCGAGACCACCCTGGAGGACAACTTCACCGACGCCGGAGGCACCTCCATCCTCGCGGCCCGGCTCCTCGAAGCTCTGGAGAAGGCGACCCAAGTACGCCTGCGGGCACCGGAGTTGCTCCGCCAGCCCGACCTCAGGGCGATCGCCGCCGTACTCGGCAGGCGCCGCACCACCGCGCACACCGCGAGGCCCTGA
- a CDS encoding non-ribosomal peptide synthetase: MTVVPTGLPALVARHAERTPHALAVADGDTTLTYAQLASAARRLAAHLQDRGVRAGDSVALLMPRSARTVVAQLALWWAGAACVPLDPAHPRPRTAAMLEDSGATLTVGDSKLLEAAGPTGAVLALPADEQLADVETTGDGPGPDDVAFVMFTSGSTGRPKGVAIRHGAIAELVTDPDYVTVTARDRVLLHSPATFDGSTFEVWSALANGAAVVVCTTERPSFEDLAKEVGRHGVTVAFFTTALFHQLATRRSRVFSLLRTVVVGGEAMASQHARAVLRAFPWVELVNGYGPTETTTFATAHRVSDADCEGPVPIGRPVAGATAHILDEAGSTVADGARGELWIGGTRLAHGYTGRPELTAERFVDHPALGRLYRTGDLVSARPDGVLDFHGRTDDQVKVRGFRIEPGEIEHALREQPELDDAAVTVRRPTPDDARLAAYVVAGPGPVPRPEALLARLTAVLPAHLVPDELTVVERLPLTTSGKVDRRALADLATAAETKGAAEPLTPLQQAVAEVWSRSLGCEVTRPDADFLDLGGHSLLALVVADDLREDLGVELSLADFFAAPTVAGHAALVERALLATHTDLHPDATEDTDGRH; the protein is encoded by the coding sequence GTGACCGTGGTACCGACCGGACTGCCCGCCCTGGTGGCGCGGCACGCCGAACGCACCCCGCACGCCCTCGCGGTGGCGGACGGCGACACCACCCTGACGTACGCGCAACTCGCCTCCGCCGCCCGCCGCCTCGCCGCCCACCTCCAGGACCGGGGCGTACGCGCCGGGGACTCCGTGGCGCTCCTGATGCCGCGCTCGGCCAGGACCGTGGTCGCCCAGCTCGCCCTGTGGTGGGCCGGCGCCGCCTGCGTACCGCTCGACCCCGCGCACCCCCGTCCCCGTACGGCGGCCATGCTCGAAGACTCGGGCGCCACCTTGACCGTCGGCGACAGCAAGCTCCTCGAAGCGGCCGGTCCGACCGGCGCCGTCCTCGCCCTGCCCGCCGACGAACAGCTCGCCGACGTGGAGACCACCGGCGACGGCCCCGGCCCTGACGACGTTGCGTTCGTCATGTTCACCTCCGGCTCCACCGGCCGCCCCAAGGGCGTCGCGATCCGCCACGGCGCCATCGCCGAGCTCGTCACCGACCCGGACTACGTCACCGTCACCGCACGCGACCGGGTGCTTCTGCACTCCCCGGCCACCTTCGACGGCTCGACGTTCGAAGTGTGGTCGGCGCTCGCCAACGGCGCGGCCGTCGTGGTGTGCACCACCGAGCGGCCCTCGTTCGAAGACCTCGCCAAGGAGGTGGGACGGCACGGCGTCACCGTGGCGTTCTTCACCACCGCCCTCTTCCACCAGCTCGCCACCCGCCGCTCACGCGTCTTCTCCCTGCTGCGCACCGTCGTCGTCGGCGGCGAGGCGATGGCCTCCCAGCACGCCCGCGCCGTGCTCCGCGCCTTCCCGTGGGTGGAACTGGTCAACGGCTACGGCCCGACCGAAACCACCACCTTCGCCACCGCCCACCGCGTCAGCGACGCCGACTGCGAAGGGCCGGTGCCCATCGGCCGGCCCGTGGCCGGAGCCACCGCCCACATCCTCGACGAGGCGGGCTCGACCGTCGCCGACGGCGCCCGCGGCGAACTGTGGATCGGCGGCACCCGCCTGGCCCACGGATACACCGGGCGGCCCGAGTTGACCGCCGAACGCTTCGTCGACCACCCCGCCCTCGGCCGTCTCTACCGCACCGGCGACCTCGTCTCGGCCCGCCCCGACGGCGTCCTCGACTTCCACGGCCGCACCGACGACCAGGTCAAGGTGCGCGGTTTCCGCATCGAACCCGGCGAGATCGAGCACGCCCTGCGCGAGCAGCCGGAGCTGGACGACGCGGCCGTCACCGTACGCCGCCCCACCCCCGACGACGCCCGCCTGGCCGCCTATGTGGTGGCAGGCCCCGGCCCGGTGCCCCGCCCCGAGGCGCTCCTGGCCCGTCTCACCGCCGTCCTGCCCGCGCACCTGGTCCCGGACGAGCTGACCGTCGTCGAGCGGCTGCCCCTCACCACCTCCGGCAAGGTCGACCGCCGGGCCCTCGCGGACCTCGCCACGGCCGCCGAGACCAAGGGCGCCGCCGAACCGCTCACCCCGCTCCAGCAGGCCGTCGCCGAGGTGTGGAGCCGCTCGCTCGGCTGTGAGGTGACCCGGCCCGACGCCGACTTCCTCGACCTCGGCGGCCACTCCCTGCTCGCCCTCGTCGTCGCCGATGACCTGCGGGAGGACCTCGGCGTGGAGCTGTCGCTCGCCGACTTCTTCGCCGCCCCCACGGTGGCCGGACACGCCGCCCTCGTCGAGCGCGCCCTGCTCGCCACCCACACCGATCTGCACCCCGACGCGACCGAGGACACCGATGGCCGCCACTGA
- a CDS encoding condensation domain-containing protein has product MAATDTSAALQQELLRRARARAAGRSTPEPTAPRPAGPAPLTHAQRRMWLMERLGRGGAQYSVPFATRLRGPLDLDALSSALTELVRRHEILRTRYGREGEEPYQEPLPAPDRITITVIDTPDDGDALLTGEARRPFDLAESTLPRALVLRHAPQDHTVLLTFHHIAIDGGSLDTVAQELTALYESFVEGRPAALTEPPQYADFARREHADAAGLEDGLNHWTRRLAGATPPRLPRPATPPADIAEHPAATRTTELGAFVLPALRELGKQHRATAFTVNLAAAFAALHRLTGELDLVIGCAATHREGPAMRGLVGLCVNTLPVRVDLSGDPEFTTLVERVRDALLDAQQHRDVPFDLILERLGSGARGDDGTPLLRVTSDIVGEQTALRLAGLEARYVEVGVGEAKFDLTLGLLDTDTPASLVQHGRAALDEETGRALADSFAELLTAVAAEPALRLSQLPGRLAEPRSASAHPAELRLLAHPETADAHVPDPAGGPLVAYAVLNRTGGPSPVQLRAHLRTVLQRDLVPAAVVLLDRMPRTADGSVDHTRLPVSPTPAAPKSRHIEAVTEAFAGLLDRRPGPDDDFFALGGHSLAAVQLAERLRASLTLPLVGLDIMQTRTPRAIAALLDTRAVQRATAVTASATAVRPRRTREGTVLVTGGTGGVGAFVLRELAAQGRPVLALTRPESAHLVGGDGIEVIEGDLGDLDSLRAAVESADAVIHAACTFTRPEVDVAAMRAMVEAWRGGPFVFVSSVDAYGRPAGSQVAEESASQAPVSPYGQAKLDCERLLLSAAGTEGRGGASAVRSPIVWGAHDRLRDQLRWGATGLLYQAALTGRPIALPASGAGGRDWYGAPWVHAAALARAVTSCLDAPVHGVANAVGGHVAWSDLTAELVTLLGSDSVVTFGEEVHQDLDHPWHYRADRLATALRPAPGEDLHTVLAEMIAPSGA; this is encoded by the coding sequence ATGGCCGCCACTGACACCTCCGCCGCCCTCCAGCAGGAGCTGCTGCGCCGGGCCCGCGCCCGCGCCGCCGGCCGCTCCACCCCGGAGCCCACGGCCCCCCGCCCCGCCGGCCCCGCTCCGCTCACCCACGCCCAGCGCCGCATGTGGCTGATGGAACGCCTCGGCCGCGGCGGCGCCCAGTACAGCGTGCCGTTCGCGACCCGGCTGCGCGGCCCGCTCGACCTCGACGCCCTGAGCTCCGCACTCACCGAGCTGGTACGCCGCCACGAGATCCTGCGCACCCGCTACGGCCGCGAGGGCGAGGAGCCCTACCAGGAACCCCTGCCCGCACCCGACCGGATCACCATCACGGTCATCGACACACCGGACGACGGCGACGCCCTCCTGACCGGCGAGGCCCGCCGCCCGTTCGACCTCGCCGAAAGCACGCTCCCGCGCGCCCTGGTCCTGCGCCACGCACCACAGGACCACACGGTGCTTCTGACGTTCCATCACATAGCCATCGACGGCGGGTCGTTGGACACCGTCGCACAGGAACTCACCGCGCTGTACGAGAGCTTCGTGGAAGGCCGCCCCGCCGCGCTGACCGAGCCGCCCCAGTACGCGGACTTCGCGCGCCGCGAGCACGCCGACGCGGCCGGCCTGGAAGACGGTCTCAACCACTGGACCCGACGTCTCGCCGGAGCCACTCCGCCGCGCCTGCCCCGGCCCGCGACCCCTCCCGCCGACATCGCCGAACACCCGGCGGCGACCCGCACCACCGAGCTCGGCGCATTCGTCCTGCCCGCCCTCCGCGAGCTCGGCAAGCAGCACCGCGCGACCGCCTTCACGGTGAACCTGGCCGCCGCGTTCGCCGCGCTGCACCGCCTCACCGGCGAACTGGACCTCGTCATCGGCTGCGCCGCCACCCACCGCGAGGGGCCGGCGATGCGCGGCCTGGTGGGCCTGTGCGTCAACACCCTTCCGGTACGCGTCGACCTGTCCGGCGACCCCGAGTTCACCACCCTCGTCGAGCGCGTACGCGACGCACTCCTCGACGCGCAGCAGCACCGCGACGTCCCGTTCGACCTCATCCTGGAACGCCTCGGCAGCGGCGCGCGCGGCGACGACGGCACCCCGCTCCTGCGGGTCACCTCGGACATCGTGGGCGAACAGACCGCCCTGCGCCTGGCGGGACTTGAGGCACGTTACGTCGAAGTCGGCGTCGGGGAAGCCAAGTTCGACCTGACCCTCGGACTGCTCGACACGGACACCCCCGCGAGCCTCGTCCAGCACGGGCGGGCCGCCCTCGACGAGGAGACGGGCCGCGCCCTGGCCGACTCCTTCGCCGAACTGCTCACCGCCGTCGCGGCCGAGCCCGCGCTGCGCCTCTCCCAACTGCCCGGCCGCCTCGCCGAGCCGCGGTCCGCCTCGGCCCACCCTGCCGAACTCCGCCTGCTGGCCCACCCCGAGACGGCCGACGCCCATGTGCCGGATCCGGCGGGCGGCCCCCTGGTGGCCTACGCGGTCCTGAACCGCACCGGCGGACCCTCGCCCGTCCAGCTCCGCGCCCATCTGCGCACGGTGCTCCAGCGCGACCTCGTCCCGGCCGCCGTCGTCCTGCTCGACAGGATGCCGCGCACCGCCGACGGCTCCGTCGATCACACACGGCTGCCCGTCTCCCCGACCCCCGCCGCGCCCAAGAGCCGCCACATCGAAGCGGTGACGGAGGCCTTCGCCGGGCTGCTCGACCGGCGGCCCGGCCCGGACGACGACTTCTTCGCGCTCGGCGGACACTCCCTGGCCGCCGTCCAGCTCGCCGAACGTCTGCGCGCCTCGCTCACCCTGCCGCTGGTCGGCCTCGACATCATGCAGACCCGTACGCCCCGCGCCATCGCGGCCCTCCTCGACACCCGCGCGGTGCAGCGGGCCACGGCCGTCACGGCGTCGGCCACGGCCGTGCGACCGCGCCGCACACGCGAGGGCACCGTCCTGGTGACCGGCGGCACGGGCGGCGTCGGGGCGTTCGTCCTGCGCGAACTGGCCGCCCAGGGAAGGCCGGTGCTGGCCCTGACCCGACCGGAGTCGGCGCACCTGGTCGGCGGCGACGGCATCGAGGTGATCGAGGGCGACCTCGGCGACCTGGACAGTCTGCGCGCGGCCGTGGAGAGCGCGGACGCCGTGATCCACGCCGCCTGCACCTTCACCCGCCCCGAGGTCGATGTCGCCGCGATGAGGGCCATGGTCGAGGCCTGGCGCGGCGGCCCCTTCGTCTTCGTCAGCAGCGTCGACGCCTATGGCCGGCCGGCCGGCTCCCAGGTCGCCGAGGAATCCGCGTCGCAGGCCCCGGTGAGCCCGTACGGACAGGCCAAACTCGACTGCGAGCGGCTCCTGTTGAGCGCGGCGGGCACCGAAGGCCGGGGTGGCGCGAGCGCCGTGCGCTCACCCATCGTATGGGGAGCCCACGACCGCCTCCGCGATCAACTGCGCTGGGGTGCAACGGGGTTGCTGTACCAGGCCGCCCTCACCGGGCGCCCCATCGCACTGCCCGCGTCCGGCGCCGGGGGCCGTGACTGGTACGGGGCGCCCTGGGTCCACGCGGCCGCCCTGGCCCGCGCCGTGACCTCCTGCCTCGACGCGCCCGTCCACGGCGTGGCCAACGCGGTCGGCGGACATGTGGCCTGGTCCGACCTGACCGCCGAACTGGTGACGCTGCTCGGCAGCGACAGCGTCGTCACGTTCGGCGAAGAAGTGCACCAGGACCTCGACCACCCCTGGCACTACCGCGCGGACCGCCTCGCGACGGCGCTGCGCCCGGCTCCCGGCGAAGACCTGCATACGGTCCTCGCTGAGATGATCGCTCCGTCGGGCGCGTAA
- a CDS encoding lipase maturation factor family protein, whose translation MEWFSSSAYWLGRLVFQRSLAAVYVVAFTAAALQFRALIGERGMLPVPEFVRRVPFRAAPSLFQLRYSDRLFAVCAWAGALLAAAVVAGAADAVPLWAAMGLWAVLWALYLSIVNVGQTWYGFGWESLLLETGFLAVFLGNDEVAPPVVLLWLLRWVLFRVEFGAGLIKMRGDACWRDLTCLYYHHETQPMPGPLSWFFHHLPKPVHRVEVAANHFVQLVVPVALFTPQPVASVAASLIICTQLWLVLSGNFAWLNWLTIVLAASALDGSLVATPPSLPSPALWYRIVVLIVAALILALSYRPARNLLSRGQRMNTTYEPLHLVNSYGAFGSVTRIRHEVVIEGTADAHITESTVWREYEFHGKPGDVRRLPRQFAPYHLRLDWLLWFLALSPSYGYSWFSAFVERLLDHDRDTLRLVRHNPFPDAPPVFIRARVWRYRFTTWHELRTTGAWWHREAPREFLPPTTLR comes from the coding sequence ATGGAGTGGTTCTCGTCGTCGGCGTACTGGCTCGGCCGACTGGTGTTCCAGCGCTCGCTCGCCGCCGTCTATGTGGTGGCGTTCACTGCGGCGGCCCTACAGTTCCGGGCACTCATCGGGGAGCGAGGGATGCTGCCCGTGCCCGAGTTCGTGCGGCGCGTGCCCTTCCGCGCGGCGCCGAGCCTGTTCCAACTGCGGTACTCCGACCGGCTGTTCGCGGTGTGCGCCTGGGCCGGTGCGCTGCTTGCCGCAGCCGTCGTGGCGGGCGCCGCCGACGCCGTGCCGCTGTGGGCGGCGATGGGACTCTGGGCGGTGCTGTGGGCGCTGTATCTGTCGATCGTCAACGTGGGCCAGACCTGGTACGGCTTCGGCTGGGAGTCGCTGCTCCTGGAGACCGGGTTCCTCGCCGTCTTCCTGGGGAACGACGAGGTCGCCCCGCCGGTGGTCCTGCTGTGGCTGCTCCGCTGGGTGCTGTTCCGCGTGGAGTTCGGCGCCGGACTCATCAAGATGCGCGGCGACGCGTGCTGGCGCGACCTGACCTGCCTGTACTACCACCATGAGACCCAGCCGATGCCCGGCCCGCTCAGCTGGTTCTTCCACCATCTGCCCAAGCCCGTCCACCGGGTGGAGGTCGCGGCCAACCACTTCGTCCAACTCGTCGTGCCCGTCGCCCTGTTCACGCCTCAGCCGGTGGCGAGCGTCGCCGCTTCCCTGATCATCTGCACCCAGTTGTGGCTGGTGCTTTCGGGGAACTTCGCCTGGCTCAACTGGCTGACCATCGTCCTCGCCGCCTCCGCCCTGGACGGCTCACTCGTGGCCACTCCTCCGTCGCTGCCGAGCCCCGCGCTCTGGTACCGGATCGTGGTCCTCATCGTCGCCGCGCTGATCCTGGCCCTCAGCTATCGGCCGGCCCGCAATCTCCTCTCCCGGGGACAGCGGATGAACACGACGTACGAGCCGCTGCATCTGGTGAACTCCTACGGGGCCTTCGGGAGCGTCACACGCATCCGGCACGAGGTCGTCATCGAGGGAACGGCGGACGCGCACATCACGGAGTCGACGGTCTGGCGGGAGTACGAATTCCACGGAAAGCCGGGCGATGTGCGGCGCCTGCCACGGCAGTTCGCGCCCTACCATCTGCGCCTCGACTGGCTTCTCTGGTTTCTCGCGCTCTCGCCGTCCTACGGCTATTCCTGGTTCAGTGCCTTCGTCGAACGGCTCCTGGACCACGACCGGGACACGCTGCGTCTGGTGCGGCACAATCCGTTCCCCGACGCTCCGCCGGTCTTCATTCGCGCCCGCGTCTGGCGCTACCGCTTCACCACGTGGCACGAACTGCGCACGACGGGGGCATGGTGGCACCGGGAGGCGCCGCGCGAATTCCTTCCGCCGACGACCCTGCGCTGA
- a CDS encoding peptidase inhibitor family I36 protein, translating into MFRDSRYAPRRFVAAASGVVSAGPHDNNGASVSGVAGISPNEGCTPGYFCIYTGANYTGTMFRMYHCVEYHLNNWDGVGSWINDNTGGAHALIQDRNYNTLVDTDTDTDPDTDTDTDTDPDNNWYNGNYNFAPAWHVKAC; encoded by the coding sequence TTGTTTCGGGACAGCCGATATGCCCCTCGCCGATTCGTCGCCGCCGCCTCCGGCGTCGTCTCCGCCGGACCGCACGACAACAACGGCGCCAGTGTGTCCGGGGTCGCGGGCATCAGCCCGAACGAAGGCTGCACACCCGGCTATTTCTGCATCTACACCGGCGCGAACTACACCGGAACCATGTTCCGGATGTACCACTGCGTCGAATACCACCTCAACAACTGGGACGGCGTGGGTTCCTGGATCAACGACAACACCGGCGGCGCCCACGCCCTGATCCAGGACCGCAACTACAACACGCTGGTCGACACCGACACCGACACCGACCCCGACACCGACACCGACACCGACACCGACCCCGACAACAACTGGTACAACGGCAATTACAACTTCGCTCCGGCCTGGCACGTCAAGGCGTGCTGA
- a CDS encoding TerD family protein, which translates to MGVSLGKGGNVSLSKEAPGLAAVTVGLGWDVRTTTGTDHDLDASALLCNESGRVLSDSHFVFYNNLTSPDGSVRHTGDNLTGEGEGDDETIHIDLTTVPGPVAKIVFPVSIHDAQARGQNFGQVRNAYIRVINQSGGAELARYDLSEDASTETAMVFGELYRHGAEWKFRAVGQGYASGLAGIASDYGVNV; encoded by the coding sequence ATGGGCGTGAGCCTGGGCAAGGGCGGAAATGTCTCGCTGAGCAAGGAAGCTCCCGGCCTTGCGGCCGTCACGGTGGGCCTGGGCTGGGACGTGCGCACCACCACCGGCACGGACCACGACCTCGACGCCAGCGCGCTGCTGTGCAACGAGAGCGGCAGGGTGCTCTCCGACAGCCACTTCGTCTTCTACAACAACCTGACCAGCCCGGACGGTTCGGTGCGCCACACCGGTGACAACCTCACCGGTGAGGGCGAGGGGGACGACGAGACGATCCACATCGACCTCACCACCGTCCCGGGGCCCGTCGCGAAGATCGTCTTTCCGGTCTCCATCCACGACGCGCAGGCCCGGGGCCAGAACTTCGGCCAGGTGCGCAACGCCTACATCCGCGTCATCAACCAGTCGGGCGGTGCCGAACTGGCCCGCTACGACCTCAGCGAGGACGCCTCGACCGAGACCGCGATGGTGTTCGGGGAGCTCTACCGGCACGGCGCCGAGTGGAAGTTCCGCGCCGTCGGCCAGGGTTACGCCTCGGGGCTGGCCGGCATCGCCTCGGACTACGGCGTCAACGTCTGA
- a CDS encoding trypsin-like serine peptidase: MVPRTRIFRHAVGFGAALLLSGGLSPTAYAAGTPTAPRSDAAGLGAYWTAARLTAARPADASASVGTGTGTGTGTGTGKATGRGTHDTPGATDASPSGDGPRPGESIPPSRSFDGIPQAGTFFWTDASGDGRTCSGSVVRSPGRDLVLSAGHCLKGYSGDSPRRHLGFVPQYHDGLTPFGIFPVRDNGVYVSQEYYDRGEHAGAAYDFGFAVTEPNEDGQRLEDAVGGVHLLTGSGYSHSSVRMIGYPGGAQKPLECRSRTTKWVSDDPVDPGVFERVACDGFVGGTSGGPMLVPWSGGGWAVVGVIGGYHTGGNTSQISYSAYFDTATKALYDAATTGAPPAGPDPR, encoded by the coding sequence ATGGTGCCCAGGACCAGGATCTTCCGACATGCCGTCGGCTTCGGGGCCGCCCTCCTGCTGTCCGGCGGCCTGAGTCCGACGGCGTACGCCGCAGGCACCCCCACGGCCCCCAGATCGGACGCGGCCGGGCTCGGCGCCTACTGGACCGCCGCTCGGTTGACGGCCGCCCGGCCCGCCGACGCCAGCGCCAGCGTCGGCACCGGCACCGGCACCGGCACCGGCACCGGCACCGGCAAAGCCACGGGCAGAGGTACGCATGACACCCCGGGGGCAACCGACGCCTCCCCCAGCGGGGACGGCCCGCGCCCGGGTGAGTCCATCCCCCCGAGCCGGAGCTTCGACGGCATCCCGCAAGCGGGCACCTTCTTCTGGACGGACGCCTCGGGAGATGGACGCACCTGTAGCGGTTCCGTGGTCCGCAGCCCCGGCCGGGATCTGGTGCTGAGTGCCGGGCACTGCCTGAAGGGATACTCGGGCGACTCTCCCCGGCGTCACCTGGGGTTCGTGCCGCAATACCACGACGGGCTCACACCGTTCGGCATCTTTCCCGTGCGGGACAACGGCGTGTACGTCTCGCAGGAGTACTACGACCGGGGTGAACACGCGGGCGCCGCCTATGACTTCGGGTTCGCGGTCACCGAACCCAACGAGGACGGACAGCGGCTGGAGGACGCGGTCGGCGGGGTGCATCTGCTGACCGGGTCTGGGTACTCCCACTCCTCGGTGCGCATGATCGGCTATCCCGGCGGCGCGCAGAAGCCGCTGGAGTGCCGGAGCCGGACCACCAAGTGGGTCAGCGACGATCCGGTGGACCCCGGCGTCTTCGAACGGGTCGCCTGCGACGGGTTCGTGGGCGGCACCAGTGGCGGGCCCATGCTGGTGCCGTGGTCGGGCGGCGGATGGGCGGTCGTCGGAGTCATCGGCGGCTATCACACGGGCGGCAACACCTCGCAGATCTCGTACAGCGCGTACTTCGACACGGCCACTAAGGCGTTGTACGACGCCGCGACCACCGGCGCCCCTCCGGCCGGCCCGGATCCCCGTTGA
- the bla gene encoding class A beta-lactamase, with translation MADELRRLEAAHDVRIGAYAVDTVTGRAVSYRGHETFPSLSTFKAMVCAAVLDKARHVEPGLMERVVHWKAGEEVANSPVTAGQGEKGMTVADLCHAAITRSDNTAGNLLLHQIGGPLGMTHYYRSLGDPISRLDRWEPELNDWKPGERRDTTTPAAMGRDLAWTSLGSALVPADRDRLNSWLRATVTGGERIRAGLPQDWTVGDKTGTTDAYGSAHDIAVAWPKSGHPVILAIYTNHTTADAAVDNAVIAQTASALAHGLGTEAP, from the coding sequence GTGGCGGACGAGCTGAGGCGTCTGGAAGCGGCCCACGATGTACGCATCGGCGCGTACGCCGTCGACACGGTGACCGGACGGGCCGTCAGCTACCGGGGTCACGAGACGTTCCCCTCCCTGTCCACCTTCAAGGCCATGGTGTGCGCGGCCGTCCTCGACAAGGCGCGCCATGTGGAGCCCGGGCTGATGGAGAGGGTCGTCCATTGGAAGGCGGGCGAGGAGGTCGCCAATTCGCCCGTCACCGCCGGACAGGGCGAGAAGGGAATGACGGTCGCTGACCTCTGCCACGCGGCCATCACCCGGAGCGACAACACCGCCGGAAATCTCCTGCTCCACCAGATCGGCGGCCCTCTGGGCATGACCCACTACTACCGCTCGCTCGGCGACCCCATCTCCCGACTCGACCGCTGGGAGCCGGAGTTGAACGACTGGAAGCCCGGCGAGCGGCGTGACACCACGACCCCCGCCGCCATGGGCCGCGATCTCGCGTGGACCTCGCTGGGCAGCGCCCTCGTTCCGGCCGACCGGGATCGCCTGAACAGTTGGCTGCGGGCCACCGTCACCGGCGGCGAACGCATCCGGGCCGGCCTGCCCCAGGACTGGACGGTGGGTGACAAGACCGGCACCACCGACGCCTATGGGTCCGCCCATGACATCGCCGTGGCCTGGCCGAAGTCGGGCCACCCCGTGATCCTCGCGATCTACACCAACCACACGACGGCCGACGCCGCCGTGGACAACGCGGTGATCGCCCAGACCGCGTCGGCCCTGGCCCACGGCCTCGGGACCGAGGCGCCCTGA